TGACCGCGCTGCTCGAGCTGAGCCCTGCGGGTACCCTCACCGGGCTGGCCAAGAGGGCCATGCCCGGCGTGGAGCTGCTGGCGCTCAAGGGTCCCGAGGACCTCGACGCGGCCCGGGACCTCATCGCCCGCCACGCCTCGTCCCCGCAGTCCCCGCAGCAGCCCCGGAGCGCCCTCGCATGAGCAGCACGTCCTCGCTGGTCTCCTCGACCGGCCCCGGTCACGCACGAATCCTGTCCGTCGGCGCCTTCCGCCCGCAGCGGGTGGTGACCAACGAGGAGATCTGCACCTACATCGAGTCCACCGACGAGTGGATCCGGCAGCGCACCGGCATCGAGGAGCGCCGCTGGGCGGACGCGGACACCTCCGTGGTGGACATGGCGCAGGCCGCGTCCACCGAGGCGATCGAGAAGGCCGGGCTGGCCGCCAGCGACATCGACGCGGTGATCGTCGCCACGGTCAGCCACCCGTACCAGACCCCCGCCGCCGCGGCGATCCTCACGCACCGCCTGGGCGCCACCCCGGCCGCCGCGTGGGACGTCTCCGCCGGCTGCGCCGGCTTCTGCCACGCCCTCGCCCAGGCCAGCGACCTGGTCCGCGGCGGCACCGCCCGCCACGTGCTGGTGGTGGGCGCGGAGAAGCTGACCGACTTCACCGACCTCACCGACAGGTCCACGGCCTTCCTCTTCGCGGACGGCGCCGGCGCCGTCGTCGTCGGCCCCTCCGACGTCCCGGGCATCGGCCCGACGGTGTGGGGCAGCGACGGCGGCCAGTGGGAGACCATCAAGAACAAGCGCTCCTGGCTGGAGCTGCGCGCTGCGCAGGAGGCCGGCGAGGAGGTCGTCTGGCCGGCCCTGGAGCAGGAGGGCCGGCAGGTCTTCCGCTGGGCCGTCTGGCAGATGGCCCCGGTGGCGCAGAAGGCGATCGACGCCGCGGGCATCGCCGTGGAGGAGCTGTCCGCCTTCGTGCCCCACCAGGCGAACATGCGCATCATCGACGCGATGGTGAAGCAGCTCGGCCTGCCCGAGAGCGTGCCGGTGGCCCGGGACATCGCGCAGATGGGCAACACCTCCGCGGCCTCCGTGCCGCTGGCGATGCACCGCATGCTCGCCGAGGGGCAGGCGCCCTCGGGCGGCCTGGCGCTGCTCATCGGCTACGGCGCGGGCCTGTCCTACGCCTCGCAGGTCGTCGTCCTGCCCTGAGCCCGCCCGCCGCGGCGGCGAGAACCACCAGACCACAGGTCCCACCCAGACCCGGCGAGACGCCGGGCCGACGAAGGAGAGAGCACCCATGGCGCAGTCCGAGCAGGAGATCCTGGCCGGCGTGGCCGAGCTGGTCAACGAGGAGACCGGCCTGCCCGTCGAGAGCGTGGAGATGGACAAGTCCTTCACCGACGACCTCGACATCGACTCCCTGTCGATGACCTCGATCGTCGTCCAGGCCGAGGACAAGTTCTCCGTCACCATCCCCGACGAGGACACCAAGAACCTCAAGACGGTGCGCGACGTCGTCACCTACATCCAGCAGGCCCAGGGCTGACACAGGCCCCGCGTCCGGGGGGCCCGCCGCGGCGGGCCCCCCGGAGCCGCACCATCAGCACCAGCCAGCACCAGCCAGCACCACCGGCACCACCCAGCACCACCAGCAGCCAGCCGCACCTCGGAGGTCCCCGTGAGCTCGAGCCCGTCCCGCACCCGCGTGGTCGTCACCGGCCTGGGCGCCGTCACCCCGCTCGGCGACACCGTGCAGGCCACCTGGGACGCGCTGCTCGCCGGCACCCCCGGCGCCCACACCATCGACGAGCCGTGGGTGGAGGAGTTCCACCTCCCGGTGACCTTCGCCGCGCGCACCAACGTCCCCAGCCCGGACGTGCTGCCCAAGCACGAGGCCAAGCGACTGGACCCCTCGGGCCAGTTCGCCGTGGCCGCGGCGCGCCAGGCCTGGGCCGACGCCGGCACGCCCGAGGTCGACCCGCTGCGCCTGGCCGCCGTGGTGGCCACCGGCATCGGCGGCGTCCACACCCTGCTCGACGCCTACGACACCCTGCGCACCCGCGGCCCGCGCCGCGTGCTGCCGATGACCGTGCCGATGCTCATGCCCAACGGCGCCGCCGGCGCCGTCAGCCTGGCGCTGGGCGCCGCCGCCGGGGCCCACGCCCCGGTGTCCGCGTGCGCCTCCGGCGGCGAGGCCGTCGCCTACGGCCTCAACATGATCCGCACCGGCCGCGCGGACGTCGCCGTGGTCGGCGGCACCGAGGCCGCGATCCACCCGATGCCGCTGGCCAGCTTCGCCGCGATGCAGGCGCTGTCCACCCGCAACGACTCCCCCGAGACCGCCTCCCGGCCCTACGACACCACCCGCGACGGGTTCGTCATGGGCGACGGCGCCGGGATCATGGTGCTGGAGTCCGAGGAGTTCGCCCGCGCCCGCGGCGCCCGCATCTACGCCGAGGTGCTCGGAGCGGGCACCTCCTCCGACGCGTACCACATCGCCGCTCCCGAGCCGGAGGGCGCGGGCGCCTCCCGCGCCGTGCTCGAGGCGCTGCGCGTCTCGGACGTGAGCCCCCGCGACGTCGTGCACATCAACGCCCACGCCACCTCCACGCCCGCGGGCGACCTCGCGGAGGTCAAGGCCCTGCGCGTGGCCCTCGGCGCCGACCTCGACCACGTCGCCCTGTCCGCCACCAAGTCGATGACGGGCCACATGCTGGGCGCCGCGGGAGCCGTGGAGTCGATCTTCGCGATCCTCGCGCTGCACCACCGCCTCGCGCCACCCACCATCAACGTCGAGGACGTCGACCCGGGCGCCGACGTCGACCTCGTGCTGAAGACCCCGCGCGAGCTGCCCGAGGGCGGTGTGGCGCTCAACAACGCCTTCGGCTTCGGCGGCCACAACGTGGCCGTGGCGTTCGGTCCCGCCAGCTGAGAGACCCCGCACGACGGCGAGAGCCCCCTCACGCGCTGTGAGGGGGCTGTCGCCGTGCTGCGTGCGTCAGCCGACGCGGTGGAGCCAGCGGACGGGGTTGCCGTCCCCGGCGTAGCGGAACGGCTCCAGCTCGTCGTCCCAGGCGCGGCCGACAGCGAGGTCGATGCCCTCGCGCAGCAGCTCCAGGTCGTCACCGGCGCGCTCCACGGCGGCGCGCAGCCGGTCCTCGGGGACGACGACGTTGCCGTGCGCGTCCGTGACGGCGTGGAAGATGCCCAGCTCCGGGGTGTGGCTCCAGCGGCCGCCGTCGACGCCCTCGCTGGGCTCCTCGGTGACCTCGAAGCGCAGGTGCGCCCACCCCCGCAGAGCTGAGGTGAGGCGCGC
This window of the Quadrisphaera sp. RL12-1S genome carries:
- a CDS encoding beta-ketoacyl-ACP synthase III; this translates as MSSTSSLVSSTGPGHARILSVGAFRPQRVVTNEEICTYIESTDEWIRQRTGIEERRWADADTSVVDMAQAASTEAIEKAGLAASDIDAVIVATVSHPYQTPAAAAILTHRLGATPAAAWDVSAGCAGFCHALAQASDLVRGGTARHVLVVGAEKLTDFTDLTDRSTAFLFADGAGAVVVGPSDVPGIGPTVWGSDGGQWETIKNKRSWLELRAAQEAGEEVVWPALEQEGRQVFRWAVWQMAPVAQKAIDAAGIAVEELSAFVPHQANMRIIDAMVKQLGLPESVPVARDIAQMGNTSAASVPLAMHRMLAEGQAPSGGLALLIGYGAGLSYASQVVVLP
- a CDS encoding beta-ketoacyl-[acyl-carrier-protein] synthase family protein, which codes for MSSSPSRTRVVVTGLGAVTPLGDTVQATWDALLAGTPGAHTIDEPWVEEFHLPVTFAARTNVPSPDVLPKHEAKRLDPSGQFAVAAARQAWADAGTPEVDPLRLAAVVATGIGGVHTLLDAYDTLRTRGPRRVLPMTVPMLMPNGAAGAVSLALGAAAGAHAPVSACASGGEAVAYGLNMIRTGRADVAVVGGTEAAIHPMPLASFAAMQALSTRNDSPETASRPYDTTRDGFVMGDGAGIMVLESEEFARARGARIYAEVLGAGTSSDAYHIAAPEPEGAGASRAVLEALRVSDVSPRDVVHINAHATSTPAGDLAEVKALRVALGADLDHVALSATKSMTGHMLGAAGAVESIFAILALHHRLAPPTINVEDVDPGADVDLVLKTPRELPEGGVALNNAFGFGGHNVAVAFGPAS
- a CDS encoding acyl carrier protein is translated as MAQSEQEILAGVAELVNEETGLPVESVEMDKSFTDDLDIDSLSMTSIVVQAEDKFSVTIPDEDTKNLKTVRDVVTYIQQAQG
- a CDS encoding DUF3145 domain-containing protein, with the protein product MSGGITRGVLFVHSVPRAVCPHVEWAAANVVGVSVTIDWSDQPVAPGLLRGEVPWHGAPGTGARLTSALRGWAHLRFEVTEEPSEGVDGGRWSHTPELGIFHAVTDAHGNVVVPEDRLRAAVERAGDDLELLREGIDLAVGRAWDDELEPFRYAGDGNPVRWLHRVG